From Acidobacteriota bacterium, one genomic window encodes:
- a CDS encoding ABC transporter ATP-binding protein encodes MSDNGNNSINNIVIEARNLTKEFIRAEFHVVALKDANLQISQGDFVALMGPSGSGKSTLLHLMAAMDRPTGGDITVFGQNLKALNDAEIARWRNAHIGFVFQSFNLIPVLTALENVELPLKLTKLNKAQRREHAVRALELVGLGDRLSHTPRQLSGGQEQRVAIARAIVTDPDVILADEPTGNLDAASAREALTLLGRLNKEFGKTIVMVTHDPLAAKAASHVRYLEKGTLLPEGQKPED; translated from the coding sequence ATGAGCGACAACGGCAACAACAGCATCAATAACATTGTCATCGAAGCCCGCAACCTGACTAAGGAATTCATCCGCGCCGAGTTTCACGTCGTCGCGCTCAAAGATGCGAACCTGCAGATCAGCCAGGGCGATTTCGTCGCGCTGATGGGGCCATCCGGCTCCGGCAAATCTACGCTGCTGCATCTGATGGCGGCGATGGACAGGCCGACCGGCGGTGACATCACCGTCTTCGGCCAAAACCTGAAAGCTCTCAACGACGCCGAAATCGCGCGCTGGCGCAACGCCCACATCGGCTTTGTCTTTCAATCCTTCAATCTGATTCCGGTGCTGACGGCGCTCGAAAACGTCGAACTGCCATTGAAACTGACCAAGTTGAACAAAGCGCAACGCCGCGAACACGCTGTGCGCGCGCTGGAACTGGTGGGTCTGGGCGACCGCCTGAGCCACACGCCACGCCAGCTTTCGGGCGGCCAGGAACAACGCGTCGCCATCGCCCGCGCCATCGTCACCGACCCCGACGTAATCCTAGCCGACGAACCGACCGGCAATCTGGACGCCGCTTCAGCGCGCGAAGCATTGACGTTATTGGGCCGCTTGAACAAGGAGTTTGGCAAAACGATTGTGATGGTGACGCACGATCCATTAGCGGCGAAGGCTGCGTCGCATGTGCGGTATTTGGAAAAAGGGACGTTGTTGCCGGAGGGGCAGAAGCCGGAGGATTGA